In the Brettanomyces nanus chromosome 1, complete sequence genome, GTGCAAATGataatttttctttctcccCATTCCACAGTTGAGGATTCGGGCCTTTCTCTATCTTGATAAGTGGTTGTTATCAGTTCTAATTTTGAAGCTGGTTCGTGTCGCTGATTTCATTCCTTTTGAGTCTACATTTGCTCTGCTTGTTGATGGCTATTTACTTGAATAAGCTTTCTACAATGCAATCTCTTAGGGTGCCGTGTTCGGCATCTGCTACAAAGGACTCTAACACTTTAGAGAAACTCACTCAAAGAAGTGGCAGCGCTTCTATTACAGATAAGGATAAGACATCCGTGGAATCAGATAAAAACAGCATTCACGAAGCTATAAGGCCTTCGGATAAGGAAGATCAGGGATTGCTGAAGAAACGACCAGCAAAGAAGATCTCAGGCGAACACGAATcgtttgtttcttcttcttctccttcaaagtcCTTCACGTTCAACTCTTCTGCAGCTACAACTGATTCATCAGCACTTTCCCATAGCAATCCACAGAGTTCTATCATAACTCCTTTCCTCAACAGTCACATTTTAAATGATACCACAGACATTCCTGACGAGGAACACCATTACTGTTATCGCCATAATCCAAATATTTGCTGCAACAAAGCTGCAGATGAGATCAAAATGACACAGatccaaaagaagttggaaaaaCTCCCTCGGGCAGATAAGGAAGCAATTTCTCATGTTTGGTCGATCTTCTCTGCCGCTCCTAATCAGCAGAGGTCATTGATTTTGCAAGGCCTTCTCACAATGTGTTGTTTTCCtcaactttctttgatttccCAAGAGGTGTTCAAGCTTATTCGCATAGATTTTATCGAGACACTACCTAATGAGTTGGCCTTGAAAGTTTTGTGCTACTTGGATTGTCAAAGTTTGTGTAGTGCTGCCCAGGTATCGGTGAAATGGAAACAGATGGCCGACGACGACCGTGTTTGGAGACACATGTGCGAACAGCATATTGACAGAAAATGCCCCCAGTGTGGATGGGGCCTTCCTCTCATGGCAGTGAAGAAATTACGAGAGTCACCTTCTCTGAGAAAGCGCAAGCTTGAAGAGGCAGAGCAAAATGATGTCTTGAATTCCCTGAAACATTTACCTCCTCCTTTGGAGAAGTGTCGAGCCATTACGGAAAAATGCTGCCAGGTTAAACGTCAAAGACGTACCAGACCATGGAAGGCCGTGTACTCTGAACGTTACAAAGTGGAACGTAACTGGCGAAAGGGAATATACGTTATCAGAAAGTTTGAAGGACACAGCGACGGTGTGCTTTGTTGCCAGTACGATAACAACAACCTCCTCATGACCGGCTCTTATGATAAGACGGTTAAAATCTGGAACGTTGAGACTGGAAAACTTTTGAGAACTCTTACTGGTCACACGCGTGGCGTGCGTACGCTAGCATTCGACGACCAGAAATTAATCACAGGCGGTATTGACGGAACCATTAAGGTTTGGAACTACAGAACAGGTCAGTGTATTTCGACCTACACGGGACATAACGAAGGTGTTATCAGTGTCGATTTTTATGATAAGGTTATCATTTCTGGCTCTGCCGACTCAACAGTAAAGGTCTGGCACGTTGATACAAGAACATGCTATACTCTCAGGGGACACACAGATTGGGTTACAAGTGTGAAGATGCATCCAAAGAGCAAAACTCTATTCACTGCTTCTGACGATGCAACCGTGCGTCTTTGGGATCTTCGGACAAATAAGTGTCTTAAAGTGTACGGTGGTGTCGAAAATAGTGGTCACATTGGACAAATTCAATGTGTTATTCCATTTACAGTGAAGG is a window encoding:
- a CDS encoding uncharacterized protein (BUSCO:EOG09340RMG); its protein translation is MIWFVSLISFLLSLHLLCLLMAIYLNKLSTMQSLRVPCSASATKDSNTLEKLTQRSGSASITDKDKTSVESDKNSIHEAIRPSDKEDQGLLKKRPAKKISGEHESFVSSSSPSKSFTFNSSAATTDSSALSHSNPQSSIITPFLNSHILNDTTDIPDEEHHYCYRHNPNICCNKAADEIKMTQIQKKLEKLPRADKEAISHVWSIFSAAPNQQRSLILQGLLTMCCFPQLSLISQEVFKLIRIDFIETLPNELALKVLCYLDCQSLCSAAQVSVKWKQMADDDRVWRHMCEQHIDRKCPQCGWGLPLMAVKKLRESPSLRKRKLEEAEQNDVLNSLKHLPPPLEKCRAITEKCCQVKRQRRTRPWKAVYSERYKVERNWRKGIYVIRKFEGHSDGVLCCQYDNNNLLMTGSYDKTVKIWNVETGKLLRTLTGHTRGVRTLAFDDQKLITGGIDGTIKVWNYRTGQCISTYTGHNEGVISVDFYDKVIISGSADSTVKVWHVDTRTCYTLRGHTDWVTSVKMHPKSKTLFTASDDATVRLWDLRTNKCLKVYGGVENSGHIGQIQCVIPFTVKDKLITDVQEPPEVDGENAQAGTEAESGTTDQTKDDLLNIPNLPTHMLTASLDNTIKLWDVHTGKCIRTQFGHIEGVWSIAADTFRIVSGAHDRSIKVWDLQTGQCMHTFGGHVSPISCVALGDSRIVCGLENGEVKMYCFDC